The following nucleotide sequence is from Diospyros lotus cultivar Yz01 chromosome 3, ASM1463336v1, whole genome shotgun sequence.
ATGGTTGGACAAACGAAGAAACTGATGAGTAACCCTCAGCTGGTGGCATTACATTACATGGAAGAATCTGCACTTGTAACACAAAATCACTGTAGATCTCTCTATAAATTAACAAAGCTAGAGTCCATGTTTCAGTTTtggaagaggaaaaaaaaattcaacatcaGATACTATAATATGTTCATCGTCACAAAATTAATCTACCCAAAATGAAAAATCTCAATTGTTATAACAAGTATAACTTTTGGATAGTGCACAACCAATAATAAGTCCTAAAAAGGTCACATTGGTGCACAAGACTGGGGAGggtcatttttatatattattttattctattttgcaTATCCTTTTGCAAAAGAACAATTGCTACCAAGGTTCATAAAAGATGTAACCTTGAAAAGACTTTGGTACAAATACAAAATAGTAAACATGTCTCAGGTAGGAGAACGACTCCTCGAGGATCACTTCCACATTTAGTATCAATGCAAAAACTCAAACATGAAGAAGGTTCTTGAGGcataaagcaaaaaaaaaaaaaaaggatcactTCAAAGTTCTGAAACTACAAACATTCAACAAATCTAACGACTTACCCTCATTGAACAACCTCAAGTCTCAGAAGGGCTACTGCTGGAAGAATGATCTAAGAGAAGCTTATCTTAGATCAGCTACACATGCTGACAATGGAATTAACAATCACCACTACAAGGGTTAGTCCTTTAGGCATGATCAGTCCACGAGAATATATCGTAAGGCACAATAATACTAGGCCAATACTAATAGGCTGGGTAATAGACCATTCTTAAACTTCAAAGCAGAACCCCGGACAAGATATGGCTATAAATACAATTAGGTAGTGCAAAAACAATCTTAAATGACTACCTATATGTCAAATAACGATGATATGGCAACAAAAAGACACTTGATGctaagagttaaaaaaaaaaatttacatggcATACGGTTTGGAGGAAGCCAAAAAACACATTAAATCCTAATGGCCCTTGCTTCAGTTGACTTGGCACAGTGAGTACCCTTAAATAACCAATGACCAACATTTCAAGTTTTTGGCACAGTCCATCCTTTCCATTTCATGTTGCTTAGCCATCCAAACCCAATTGATAACTGCCCCGACTGTAGATACAATAGATGCTTTCTGTAAGGTATAAGTACACTCTTGAGACCTGCAATAGAAGCATATATAAACACAGACGCAAGAGAACATGGAAATGCCcctcataagcaaagaaagctACCACAAAGCAATAACTCCGTGACCCCCACCCGCCAAAAAAGAAGtcaaagatgaagagaaagaACACTGATATGTATACTATATAtaccaagagaagaaaaaggaaataatgaatgtaataaaaaaataaaataagtctACTTAGCAAAAGAAGAAGTTTTAATGGGAATAGAACCCAAAAAAGAAGACTAATTTTCAATTAGCAGGAAGGAAAAAAGAGgggaacaaaaagaaatatatgaTGGTTTAATTGCTATTTAATTCGATACTAGAAGACACTTTCTGAGTGTTGAGTACCTGAAATACACATTGTCCTATAAAGATGAGCAACACGAGCATCCCCTTTTGTACTCATGTGAGGCCTCTCCAAGCACTCAAGAAATGCTAGGTCCGCCTTAAGAAGTTCAGCCTGGTCATGACTGTCATATCCAATGTCATGACAATAGCAGCAAAAGTCCAACCAATCAATTGGACGTTTGTCCCAAAGAAGAGATCCTCTATCTTTCCCACTCGACCAATTGGGTCCACAATAATGCCCATAACGAGGGAATAACTGGCAAAGAAATGCTCTTGGACCTGTATGCCATGGAACCTTGGATACATATGGTCTGAAGCGTATATTTGAATAACCAACATTAGAGTCAGCAATGCAATATCGTGCATGCTTTTTCAAGTTCTTGTTAACAACAGATGGCACTTGAACTTTATCTCTAGCATTAATAACCCAATGAACAAATGATAGCAGAGACCAAGCCCATAATTTGATATCAAAATGAACCTGTTGTCTGGGTTTTCCCAGAGGTGCAGTCATCGACATAAAGTTTGTCTCCATGTCTTTATTTGAATTGGTCCCAAACAAGGGGATACTCAGAAATCCAAAATTCATTGCTGATAATTGAAGATCCCACTAATATATACACTTCAGCCACAAAACATCTTTGATTCACTAGGCCAACCACTGTAAACGCATCACAAAGCTGTGTCAAGAACAACCTATTTCAAAATGTAAGCATGAGAATAACATTGTCCACTTTAAAATTCCAATCAAAATGAAACCCTGGTAACTAGACGTGTGTTAGTTGAAAACTGTAATGAAGctgtttctttctcttttttcttgtttggacaAATCTTGATTAATGGATTTATAGTGCTGGCATTAAAAAGTTATGCCCACACACTAATTATTTCCAGTAAGATCTAagccaaataaaaaataaatctcacaacACAACGAGAAAGTAAAAGGAggctatattaatatataaaaagaacaaaataataattgtcGACCATAATAACAAGAGAAGTTTTTTACTTGAGGCTCTTATAATGTTACTAGGAAACTGAAAGGTCATAGCGGGAGAATACAAATTGCAACCAATATTCACATTCGAGCAACCAGAAGATTTGCTGATTCACTGAAAATAGCAAGAAATGGAAGTTAGCACAACTaatgcttttaatttttatttattgattaatttGTTTTCTGGTTGACGAAGAGCCATAGTGGGAAAACACAAATTTTCGATCTAAAATTTTTGAAGCTTAGATAACAGATAATTAC
It contains:
- the LOC127796230 gene encoding uncharacterized protein LOC127796230; the encoded protein is MNFGFLSIPLFGTNSNKDMETNFMSMTAPLGKPRQQVHFDIKLWAWSLLSFVHWVINARDKVQVPSVVNKNLKKHARYCIADSNVGYSNIRFRPYVSKVPWHTGPRAFLCQLFPRYGHYCGPNWSSGKDRGSLLWDKRPIDWLDFCCYCHDIGYDSHDQAELLKADLAFLECLERPHMSTKGDARVAHLYRTMCISGLKSVLIPYRKHLLYLQSGQLSIGFGWLSNMKWKGWTVPKT